One Idiomarina loihiensis L2TR genomic window carries:
- a CDS encoding LLM class flavin-dependent oxidoreductase, translating into MKYSVLDLAPITEGGSVAESLHNSADLAQHAERWGYHRFWMAEHHNMTGIASAATAVALGYVAGKTDKIRVGSGGVMLPNHAPFVVAEQFGTLDALYPGRIDIGLGRAPGTDGRTLRALRRKPDDAEQFPNDVQELLGYLEEAQESDPIKAVPGFGQKIPVWLLGSSTFGAQLAAHLGLPYAFASHFAPDYLQHALKAYRENFRPSRYLSKPYVAAAMNVFAADSETDARKMMSSMQQQFIALRRGTPGPLKAPVDDIRTVAAPHELAGANHALTYTAVGTKDSVQRHINQFIDDTGIDEVILTCHAFDHQARLRSFEIAAEALNGK; encoded by the coding sequence ATGAAATACTCAGTTCTTGATTTAGCGCCCATTACCGAAGGTGGGTCTGTGGCTGAATCATTGCATAACTCGGCTGATTTGGCCCAGCATGCAGAGCGGTGGGGTTACCACCGCTTCTGGATGGCTGAACATCACAATATGACCGGAATTGCCTCGGCCGCAACCGCGGTTGCTTTAGGTTATGTCGCCGGTAAAACTGACAAAATTCGAGTGGGCTCAGGCGGTGTTATGTTACCAAACCACGCGCCTTTTGTGGTCGCTGAGCAGTTTGGTACGCTGGATGCCCTGTACCCCGGACGTATTGATATTGGTCTGGGCAGAGCACCGGGAACAGACGGCCGAACTTTACGCGCGTTAAGACGTAAACCAGATGATGCGGAACAGTTTCCTAACGATGTTCAGGAGCTTTTAGGTTATCTGGAAGAAGCGCAGGAAAGCGACCCAATTAAAGCGGTGCCCGGGTTTGGACAGAAAATTCCGGTGTGGTTGCTCGGCTCAAGCACTTTTGGCGCTCAGCTTGCTGCACACTTAGGCCTGCCTTATGCCTTTGCTTCGCATTTTGCACCAGACTATTTGCAGCATGCGTTAAAAGCGTATCGCGAGAACTTTCGTCCGTCGCGTTACCTCAGCAAGCCTTATGTTGCTGCGGCAATGAACGTTTTTGCGGCAGACAGCGAAACCGATGCGCGAAAAATGATGAGTTCAATGCAACAACAGTTTATTGCGTTGCGGCGCGGTACACCCGGGCCTTTAAAAGCACCGGTGGATGACATAAGAACGGTTGCTGCGCCTCATGAACTGGCCGGGGCGAATCATGCATTAACCTATACGGCGGTTGGTACTAAGGATTCAGTTCAACGGCATATTAATCAGTTTATTGATGATACCGGTATAGATGAAGTTATTCTTACTTGTCATGCCTTTGATCATCAGGCTCGTTTAAGGTCGTTCGAAATTGCCGCGGAAGCTTTAAACGGAAAGTGA
- a CDS encoding TIGR02285 family protein, whose translation MTFNKQLVALYTALSIVALFSSSSLAEHEDIIWGVNSSPPFHIFDGKYEEQGFCDALVSSFQRQLPELSHKVRKLPSRRITMLMKKNKNLCFPCLIKGASYNSEFNYTETTHRYQPHGIITRADTAARIIGKYGQPVDFSSLVQDSNLRFAQPAERRYGRLQPLLEEHLIDSDNFSFISGDNAHINLLTMIVNKRIDYTIDYEMIMTYYNETEFKNSGLVFLPIEEYEGVVIEGAVGCSNNEWGRKAVRHLNEVINELKADPDFQKSLDQWLGTSRPMVD comes from the coding sequence ATGACCTTTAACAAGCAACTTGTTGCGCTGTACACCGCATTATCTATAGTGGCTCTGTTTAGCTCAAGCAGCCTTGCCGAGCACGAAGACATTATCTGGGGAGTAAACTCCTCCCCGCCGTTTCATATATTTGATGGTAAATACGAAGAACAAGGCTTTTGCGATGCTTTAGTCAGCAGCTTTCAGCGCCAGCTACCGGAACTGTCGCACAAGGTCAGAAAGCTGCCCTCCCGCCGTATTACCATGCTTATGAAAAAGAACAAGAACCTCTGCTTTCCCTGCCTGATTAAAGGAGCAAGTTACAATTCCGAATTTAATTACACCGAAACAACTCATCGGTACCAGCCGCACGGTATCATTACCCGTGCTGACACAGCAGCCAGAATCATTGGAAAGTATGGCCAGCCAGTAGATTTTTCCAGCCTGGTTCAGGACTCAAATTTACGCTTTGCGCAACCGGCTGAACGCCGTTACGGCCGCCTGCAGCCTCTACTGGAAGAGCACCTTATCGATTCAGATAATTTCAGTTTTATTAGCGGCGACAATGCCCACATCAACTTGCTGACTATGATAGTCAACAAGCGTATTGATTACACTATCGATTATGAAATGATTATGACTTACTACAACGAAACTGAATTTAAAAACAGCGGACTGGTGTTCTTGCCTATTGAAGAGTACGAGGGTGTGGTTATTGAGGGTGCGGTTGGTTGCAGTAATAATGAATGGGGACGTAAAGCTGTGCGACACCTTAATGAGGTCATCAACGAACTTAAAGCTGATCCGGACTTTCAAAAAAGTCTGGATCAGTGGTTAGGAACTAGTCGCCCAATGGTTGATTAA
- a CDS encoding TetR/AcrR family transcriptional regulator, with amino-acid sequence MTKNDTRQNIITIGADLISIHGFGSTGLNKILSEAQVPKGSFYHYFKSKNDFGLAVIETYAEDYEARMDETLANETLEPVDRLRSYLRRSVEDLKSCDFSKGCLIGNLGQEMASQSDLFRERLDDIFSDWEQRIARCLKAAQDAQQIQQCIDTEQMGAFILSGWQGALLRAKVQRSMLPLLRFEEMILKQLGAVDQ; translated from the coding sequence ATGACTAAGAATGACACACGACAAAACATCATAACAATCGGTGCTGACCTGATATCCATACATGGGTTCGGCAGCACCGGTTTGAATAAAATTCTGAGCGAGGCGCAGGTGCCCAAGGGCTCCTTTTATCATTACTTCAAAAGTAAGAATGATTTTGGCCTGGCTGTTATCGAAACCTACGCCGAGGATTATGAAGCACGCATGGACGAAACTCTGGCTAACGAGACGTTGGAGCCGGTTGATCGTTTGCGCAGCTATTTGCGTCGCTCGGTAGAGGACTTAAAGTCGTGTGATTTCTCCAAAGGCTGTCTGATAGGCAACCTGGGTCAGGAAATGGCATCTCAGAGTGACTTATTTCGCGAACGGTTAGATGACATTTTTTCTGACTGGGAGCAGCGTATTGCCCGGTGTTTAAAAGCTGCACAGGACGCACAGCAAATTCAGCAGTGCATTGACACCGAACAGATGGGAGCCTTCATTCTTTCTGGTTGGCAGGGGGCATTACTGCGAGCCAAAGTTCAGCGTTCTATGCTGCCGCTACTGCGTTTTGAAGAGATGATATTAAAGCAGTTAGGGGCAGTTGACCAATAG
- a CDS encoding SDR family oxidoreductase, giving the protein MSEVQDKVVIITGASSGLGEETARMLAAKGAKLMLAARREDRLKELTESIKKDGGQAAYRVVDVTDKAAVQKLADDTKAEFGRIDVLINNAGLMPLAPLDALKVDEWDTMIDVNIKGVLYGVAAVLPVMREQHVGHIINLSSVAGQKVFAGGTVYCATKFAVKAISEGIRQESNGEIRATNISPGAVATELTDHISDKDAKEMADSLYSDAIDSAAIARAITFAIEQPQQVDVNEMIIRPTKQEL; this is encoded by the coding sequence ATGTCAGAAGTACAAGATAAAGTTGTGATTATTACAGGTGCAAGCAGTGGTTTAGGAGAAGAGACCGCTCGTATGCTTGCAGCAAAAGGCGCAAAACTGATGTTAGCGGCGCGTCGCGAAGATCGCCTAAAAGAATTGACTGAGTCAATTAAGAAAGACGGTGGCCAGGCAGCTTACCGTGTGGTTGATGTAACCGACAAAGCCGCAGTTCAAAAACTGGCTGACGACACCAAAGCTGAATTTGGTCGTATTGATGTCTTAATTAATAACGCCGGACTCATGCCACTGGCCCCGCTCGACGCGCTGAAAGTGGACGAATGGGACACCATGATTGATGTGAACATTAAAGGTGTTCTATATGGCGTAGCTGCTGTATTACCGGTTATGCGTGAACAGCATGTGGGTCATATCATCAACCTGTCATCGGTTGCAGGTCAGAAAGTTTTTGCTGGCGGAACGGTGTATTGCGCAACCAAGTTTGCGGTAAAAGCCATTTCCGAAGGCATTCGTCAGGAATCTAATGGTGAAATTCGCGCGACCAATATTTCACCGGGCGCTGTAGCAACAGAACTGACGGATCACATTAGTGACAAAGACGCGAAAGAAATGGCTGACAGTTTGTATTCAGACGCGATTGATTCTGCGGCTATTGCTCGTGCCATTACCTTTGCGATTGAGCAACCTCAGCAAGTTGACGTGAATGAAATGATCATTCGCCCAACCAAGCAAGAGCTGTAA
- a CDS encoding glutathione S-transferase N-terminal domain-containing protein: MRIIIRYFFRTLRLILTPIVLLVEKLTTPKGQSRSDEAQQQVDEACKSLALYQFAACPFCVKVRKEIARLNLNIELRDAKNNEQHRQELLDGGGRVKVPCLRIEQDDKVQWMYESDDINQYLQQRFA, from the coding sequence ATGAGAATTATCATTCGTTACTTTTTTCGTACTCTACGGCTTATTTTAACGCCTATTGTTTTACTGGTCGAAAAATTGACCACCCCAAAAGGCCAGAGCCGCAGTGATGAGGCTCAGCAACAGGTAGATGAAGCCTGCAAGTCGCTGGCTCTTTATCAATTTGCCGCTTGCCCTTTTTGCGTCAAGGTACGTAAGGAAATTGCCCGCCTTAATTTAAATATAGAATTAAGAGATGCAAAAAATAATGAGCAGCACAGACAAGAGCTGTTAGATGGCGGCGGCAGAGTTAAAGTGCCGTGTTTGCGCATTGAGCAGGACGATAAAGTACAGTGGATGTATGAGTCCGATGACATTAACCAGTATTTACAACAGCGCTTTGCTTAA